The following proteins come from a genomic window of Micavibrio aeruginosavorus EPB:
- the fabZ gene encoding 3-hydroxyacyl-ACP dehydratase FabZ, with translation MSEQSASAAVNIDITRIMEMIPHRYPILLVDRILEFVPNERAVGLKNVTFNEPHFQGHFPRFPVMPGVLIVEAMAQTAAIMVVQTLGKEAEGKLVYFMTIDQARFRKPVVPGDSLHIHVQKTKQRGPVWKFKGEAMVGDTLCAEAEFSAMIMDN, from the coding sequence ATATCACCCGGATCATGGAAATGATCCCGCACCGCTATCCTATCCTTTTGGTGGATCGCATCCTGGAATTCGTGCCGAACGAGCGGGCCGTTGGTTTGAAAAACGTGACGTTCAACGAACCGCATTTCCAGGGTCACTTTCCCCGTTTTCCGGTTATGCCGGGCGTTTTGATCGTTGAGGCCATGGCCCAGACGGCGGCCATTATGGTCGTGCAAACGCTGGGGAAAGAAGCCGAAGGCAAGCTGGTCTATTTCATGACCATCGACCAGGCCCGTTTCCGCAAGCCGGTCGTGCCCGGGGATTCCCTGCACATCCATGTGCAGAAAACGAAACAACGCGGCCCCGTCTGGAAGTTCAAGGGCGAGGCTATGGTCGGTGACACGTTGTGTGCCGAAGCCGAATTCAGTGCCATGATCATGGATAATTAA